In Candidatus Pelagibacter sp. HIMB1321, a single genomic region encodes these proteins:
- the murJ gene encoding murein biosynthesis integral membrane protein MurJ, whose product MNLIKSTGAFSFFTIISRIFGYLRDILIAIFLGTSFLADAFFVAFRIPNTFRRLFAEGTFNAAFVPSYSSEVLKGKAKSNKFASEVFNLLFLILLILVLLVQIFMPVFVSLIAPGFLEDSEKMQLAINLTRITFPFLLLISLASFFSGILNSYNRFAEAAAAPIILNLILIIVLLFSKSLNDDLVYYLSYAVTLAGLLQFIFLYFFVRKFFNLNFNLSFKVSKNVKIFFKKLVPSIFSSGVTQINILVGTIIASFQASAVSYLYYADRIYQINLAIAGIAIGVVILPQLSKHIIKKNKKKIDLIQNKALELSLFLSLPATIALLLGSDNIISALFGYGQFNESSVLNSANALFYFALGLPAFAFIKVFSNFFFANHDTKTPFYISLASVLLNILISVYFFRLIGFIIIPIATSISSWFNTIILFLILKKRNLFNFNSIFINRFFKIILSSVLMGALFYYLLILFQYELAFDQTFKSFYLILSVVIALCFYIFVSYLMKAFQLEDIKLKY is encoded by the coding sequence ATGAACTTAATTAAGTCAACTGGCGCCTTCAGTTTTTTTACAATAATTAGTAGAATATTTGGTTATTTAAGAGATATTTTAATAGCAATCTTTCTTGGAACTAGTTTCTTAGCTGATGCTTTTTTTGTTGCCTTTAGAATACCTAATACTTTTAGAAGATTATTTGCAGAAGGAACCTTTAATGCAGCATTTGTTCCAAGTTATTCTTCAGAAGTACTAAAAGGAAAAGCTAAATCAAATAAATTTGCAAGTGAAGTATTTAACTTACTTTTTTTAATTTTATTAATTCTAGTTTTGTTGGTTCAAATATTTATGCCAGTATTTGTGTCTTTAATTGCACCAGGTTTTTTAGAGGATAGTGAAAAAATGCAATTAGCAATTAATCTTACAAGGATAACCTTTCCGTTTTTATTATTAATTTCTTTGGCATCTTTTTTTTCTGGAATATTAAATTCATACAATAGATTTGCAGAAGCAGCAGCAGCACCAATAATATTAAATCTTATTTTAATAATAGTCCTATTATTTAGTAAATCACTAAATGATGATTTAGTTTATTATCTATCATATGCTGTAACCCTTGCAGGTTTATTGCAATTTATATTTTTATATTTTTTTGTACGAAAATTCTTTAATTTAAATTTTAATTTAAGTTTTAAAGTTTCAAAAAACGTTAAAATTTTTTTCAAAAAATTAGTTCCAAGTATTTTTTCTTCAGGTGTAACTCAAATAAATATTTTAGTAGGAACAATAATTGCTTCGTTTCAAGCTAGTGCCGTCTCGTATCTTTATTACGCTGATAGGATTTATCAGATTAATCTAGCAATAGCTGGAATTGCCATTGGAGTTGTAATACTTCCTCAACTTTCAAAACATATTATTAAAAAAAATAAAAAAAAAATTGATTTAATTCAAAATAAAGCATTGGAATTGAGTTTGTTTTTAAGTCTGCCTGCAACTATCGCCTTGTTGTTAGGATCTGATAATATTATTTCAGCATTATTTGGTTATGGACAGTTTAATGAGTCATCGGTCTTAAATTCTGCTAATGCATTATTTTATTTTGCTTTAGGGCTGCCAGCTTTTGCATTTATTAAAGTATTTTCAAATTTCTTTTTTGCCAACCATGATACTAAAACACCATTTTATATTTCATTAGCATCTGTTTTATTAAATATTTTGATAAGTGTTTATTTCTTTAGATTAATTGGTTTTATTATAATCCCTATAGCTACGAGCATTTCCTCATGGTTTAATACAATTATTTTGTTTTTAATTTTAAAAAAAAGAAACCTGTTTAATTTTAATAGTATTTTTATTAATCGTTTTTTTAAAATTATTTTATCTTCAGTATTAATGGGTGCTTTGTTTTATTATTTATTAATACTGTTTCAGTATGAATTAGCTTTTGATCAAACTTTTAAATCTTTTTACTTAATTTTATCAGTAGTGATAGCGCTCTGTTTCTATATATTCGTATCTTACTTGATGAAAGCTTTCCAATTAGAAGATATTAAATTAAAGTATTGA